In Yarrowia lipolytica chromosome 1F, complete sequence, a genomic segment contains:
- a CDS encoding uncharacterized protein (Compare to YALI0F12595g, weakly similar to uniprot|CAD70921 Neurospora crassa 7F4.170 Related to acid sphingomyelinase), whose translation MVNLLEVSTGLLAAAGLVKRADNSSSTSHHIEVPNVGNAALLEWGFNEAQKIFNNSQASNCTKCQEGINLGKYIHLAAPDVTPDLLVKLCWHYNWQDDCDSWQGRDITKGNNGKHIANVFTLMDAFGLDGQALCNWHATDTCDPVQVPEPDLSSWWPEKPKNPPKIESSYNETFNVLHISDFHLDLRYEEGLESNCDDYMCCNSESHNKRAIAAGLNHTVQPAQKLGSYHCDAPESMVEDSLKTVGAMADARDFEFSIFTGDMVAHDLQDWLSLSHTYQSEEEVYYLMKKYLKDIPVYPTFGNHDSYPYAQLAQNSSGFAGDFSWNAELSAKMWKDFGWINETTEAQAEHTYGSFAVTTKRGLRVISIDSNFWYGANYYNFWNISEPDLSGTFKWLVGELLECERQGQKAWIVAHVPSQEMAAVPWTTEVFRQVIRRFSPHVIAANFFGHTHADQFNVFYEENNKWTEESAISVGWIIQSVTPVDSFNPAWRYYEVDTKTFEIMNSKNYYSPLNQTYDYDINKSHNETIGNFSYPVFEPQTPKQSLDWIWEYSARDAYDPNNTWPDTAPLNATFWHRAAKLIVENPSYRQLYYDHYYRKSPYTPQGCTGKCLQQTFCSFVGGSQGERTECLKLKELPTL comes from the coding sequence ATGGTCAACCTCCTGGAAGTCTCCACCGGTCTTTTGGCCGCTGCTGGTCTGGTCAAGCGAGCCGACaactcctcgtccacctcccATCACATTGAGGTGCCCAACGTGGGCAACGCGGCGCTTCTCGAATGGGGCTTCAacgaggcccagaagatCTTCAACAACTCGCAGGCCTCCAACTGCACAAAGTGTCAGGAGGGCATCAATCTTGGCAAGTACATCCACCTGGCCGCCCCCGATGTCACCCCCGATCTGCTGGTCAAGCTGTGCTGGCACTACAATTGGCAAGACGATTGCGACTCGTGGCAGGGACGAGACATCACTAAGGGAAACAACGGCAAACATATCGCCAACGTCTTCACTCTGATGGACGCCTTTGGTCTGGACGGCCAAGCTCTGTGCAATTGGCACGCCACCGACACCTGTGACCCCGTCCAGGTGCCCGAGCCTGATCTCTCGTCCTGGTGGCCCGAAAAGCCCAAAAACCCCCCCAAGATCGAATCCTCGTACAACGAGACCTTCAACGTGCTGCACATTTCGGACTTTCATCTGGATCTGCGGTACGAGGAGGGCCTGGAGTCCAATTGCGACGACTACATGTGCTGCAACTCCGAATCGCACAACAAACGGGCCATTGCCGCCGGCCTCAACCATACCGTCCAGCCCGCCCAGAAACTGGGATCGTACCATTGCGACGCTCCCGAATCCATGGTCGAAGACTCGCTCAAGACCGTGGGGGCCATGGCCGACGCACGTGACTTTGAATTCTCCATTTTCACCGGAGATATGGTGGCCCACGATCTCCAGGACTGGCTGTCTCTTTCTCACACCTACCagtctgaggaggaggtctaCTATCTCATGAAGAAGTATCTCAAGGACATTCCCGTCTACCCCACTTTTGGCAACCACGACTCGTATCCCTATGCTCAGCTGGCCCAGAACTCGTCTGGTTTTGCCGGCGACTTTTCCTGGAACGCCGAGTTGTCTGCCAAAATGTGGAAGGACTTTGGCTGGATCAACGAGACCACCGAGGCCCAGGCAGAGCACACATACGGTTCGTTTGCCGTCACCACCAAGCGAGGTCTGCGGGTCATTTCCATCGACTCCAACTTCTGGTACGGCGCCAACTACTACAACTTCTGGAACATTTCCGAGCCGGATCTGTCCGGTACCTTCAAGTGGTTGGTGggcgagctgctggagtgCGAGCGTCAAGGCCAAAAGGCCTGGATTGTGGCCCATGTGCCCTCCCAGGAGATGGCGGCGGTGCCCTGGACCACGGAGGTGTTCCGACAGGTGATTCGACGGTTCTCCCCCCACGTGATTGCCGCCAACTTCTTTGGTCACACCCACGCCGATCAGTTCAACGTCTTCTACGAGGAGAACAACAAGTGGACTGAGGAGTCGGCCATTTCGGTGGGCTGGATCATCCAGTCGGTGACTCCCGTGGACTCCTTCAACCCGGCGTGGAGATATTACGAGGTGGACACCAAGACGTTCGAGATCATGAACTCCAAGAACTACTACTCGCCTCTGAATCAGACGTACGACTacgacatcaacaagtcgcACAACGAGACCATTGGCAACTTCTCCTACCCCGTTTTCGAGCCCCAGACCCCCAAGCAGTCGCTGGACTGGATCTGGGAATACTCTGCCCGAGATGCCTACGACCCCAACAACACATGGCCCGACACTGCTCCTCTGAACGCCACCTTTTGGCACCGAGCCGCCAAACTCATTGTGGAGAACCCCTCCTACCGACAGCTCTACTACGACCACTACTACCGAAAGTCTCCCTACACTCCTCAGGGATGCACCGGCAAGTGTCTTCAGCAGACCTTTTGTTCATTTGTGGGTGGTTCTCAGGGAGAGCGAACCGAGTGTCTTAAGCTGAAGGAGCTGCCTACTTTGTAG
- a CDS encoding uncharacterized protein (Compare to YALI0F12617g, some similarities with DEHA0E16269g Debaryomyces hansenii), which yields MLRSCTRTTGSTLSTLSPLTTASNARFFSLLLDQDNVSKLLRSFWGQPKSKPVATRNPIRLSDKLKEMHSLKSISPSYTSMPMSSQIPHFHPTPAPIRRDALFVQTAAAQAAHYRYKNVPEEVIREACPRSLVRGIGETEWMPSVETELLRNGEDVALISKDFIGLADGVSGWNDKEAGHAGLWAQLMLLRTLSMLEVELLHPENQQAVDQTEQVSEYLISALDDAFEYATKTMHELKFEGSSTVLISCLAGNNLIVASIGDSKMWVYRDGEAIFTNKTNSRKMLGTRSPGFPSTNRDLISVVPVQPGDIIVQCSDGLSDNLWPEEIQKTLYDAMAEGKMNERGPLQTAADALLARALDVANDNFAICPYMESQKNDFAMGGKNDDTTICVSQVHQNS from the coding sequence ATGCTACGCTCTTGTACGCGAACCACCGGCTCTACCCTCTCAACCCTGTCCCCCCTCACAACCGCCTCCAACGCCAGATTCTTCTCGCTGCTCCTGGACCAGGACAATGtctccaagctgctgcgCTCATTCTGGGGCCAGCCCAAGTCCAAGCCCGTGGCCACGCGAAACCCCATCCGGCTCTCCGACAAGCTGAAGGAAATGCACTCCCTCAAGTCCATCTCGCCCTCCTACACCTCCATGCCCATGTCGTCGCAGATCCCGCACTTCCACCCCACCCCGGCGCCCATCCGCCGAGACGCGCTGTTTGTGCAGACCGCCGCCGCTCAGGCCGCCCACTACAGGTACAAAAACGTGCCCGAAGAGGTCATCCGAGAAGCATGCCCCCGATCGCTGGTGCGAGGGATCGGAGAGACCGAGTGGATGCCCTCGGTAGAGACAGAGCTGCTAAGAAACGGAGAAGACGTAGCgctcatctccaaggaCTTCATCGGGCTGGCCGACGGCGTCTCTGGCTGgaacgacaaggaggccgGCCACGCAGGCCTATGGGCCCagctgatgctgctgcgaACATTGTCCATGCTCGAggtcgagctgctgcatcCCGAGAACCAGCAAGCCGTGGACCAGACCGAACAGGTCTCCGAGTACCTCATTTCCGCCCTGGACGATGCCTTTGAATACGCCACCAAGACCATGCATGAGCTCAAGTTCGAGGGCTCCTCCACCGTTCTCATCTCGTGCCTGGCCGGCAACAACCTCATTGTGGCCAGCATCGGCGACTCCAAGATGTGGGTCTACCGGGACGGCGAGgccatcttcaccaacaagaccaaTTCTCGAAAGATGCTGGGCACCCGATCTCCCGGGTTCCCTTCCACCAACCGGGACTTGATTTCCGTGGTGCCGGTCCAGCCTGGCGACATCATTGTCCAGTGCTCCGACGGTCTTTCCGACAACCTGTGGCCCGAGGAGATCCAAAAGACTCTGTACGATGCCATGGCCGAGGGTAAGATGAACGAGCGGGGTCCTCTGCAGACCGCCGCGGATGCTCTGCTTGCTCGGGCTCTGGACGTGGCCAACGACAATTTTGCCATCTGTCCCTACATGGAGTCTCAGAAGAACGACTTTGCCATGGGCGGCAAGAACGACGACACCACCATTTGTGTTTCCCAGGTTCACCAGAACTCATAG
- a CDS encoding uncharacterized protein (Compare to YALI0F12639g, similar to Saccharomyces cerevisiae ARO1 (YDR127W); ancestral locus Anc_8.287, similar to uniprot|P08566 Saccharomyces cerevisiae YDR127W Pentafunctional AROM polypeptide) — protein sequence MFAEGQIQKVPILGKESIHIGYKMQDHIVSEIVANIKSSTYILVTDTNIEDLGYVESLKTKFEAAFAKDGIKSRLLTYTVAPGETSKSRATKAAIEDWMLSKGCTRDTVILAVGGGVIGDMIGYVAATFMRGVRFVQIPTTLLAMVDSSIGGKTAIDTPLGKNLVGAFWQPVNIFIDTSFLETLPVREFINGMAEVIKTAAFYDAEEFTRLESASEIFLSTIKKRDAKDPRRVDLSPITDTIGRIVLGSARIKAAVVSADEREGGLRNLLNFGHSIGHAYEAILTPYILHGECVAIGMVKEAELSRYLGILSPVAVARLAKCIKAYELPVSLDDATVKARSHGKKCPVDDLLRIMGVDKKNDGSTKKIVILSAIGKTHEQKASSVADKDIRFVLSEEVIVGEAPVGDKKSYTVTPPGSKSISNRAFVLTALGKGPCKLRNLLHSDDTQHMLEAIELLGGASFEWEADGETLLVTGNGGKLTAPAQELYLGNAGTASRFLTTAATLVQKGDKDHVILTGNKRMQERPIGPLVDALRSNGADIAFQNAEGSLPLKIEAGVGLKGGLIEVAATVSSQYVSSLLMCAPYAQTPVTLSLVGGKPISQFYIDMTIAMMADFGVVVTKDETKEHTYHIPQGVYTNPEEYVVESDASSATYPLAYAAMTGHTVTVPNIGSKSLQGDARFAIDVLKAMGCTVEQTATSTTVTGVPNLKAIAVDMEPMTDAFLTACVVAAVSEGTTVITGIANQRVKECNRIEAMRVQLAKYGVVCRELEDGIEVDGISRSDLKTPVSVHSYDDHRVAMSFSLLSSIMAAPVAIEERRCVEKTWPGWWDVLSGVFNVPLEGVTLAKTVSKAESGLSKPSIFIVGMRGAGKTHLGAQAANHLGYEFIDLDQLLEKDLDTTIPQLIADKGWDHFRAEELRLLKQCLNDKSEGYVISCGGGVVETPAARDALQTFKGVGGIVLHVHRPVSRILEYLNKDQSRPAFVDDLEAVWQRRKELYRSVSSNVFFAPHCDSAEATAKVQQMLGAFLDRVTGKSEFVIPHKDQFTSFLSLTFPDVSIAATMLPSLSEGCSALELRVDLLNENDEAIPSEEYVLSQLAILRQNVDLPILYTVRTKAQGGRFPDDKPVELANLVNLGLKTAVELLDVELTYPAELVSSVGASRGYTKLLGSHHDFPGALNWSSLEWENMYARAEAVPVDVVKLVGMAKSFSDNFALENFREAHTSSPLLAINMGSHGQLSRVTNTLLTPVTHADLPVAAAPGQLSVEEINQTRSTIGMFNKNLSFFIVGTPIGHSKSPILHNTMFKKLGLPYEYSRFKTDDAAAVNAKARALLAQGNLGGISVTIPLKQDIIPFLDEVSPLAQQIGAVNTIIPGPNGTLKGDNTDILGLVNALTRFGANSLDKKTALIVGAGGTSLAAVHGLRSLGFAKILIANRTLSKAEAIADKFDNVEAVTLDSFVANKYTPSVIVSCVPATTFSMLDESNKLVSAALAASPKGLVLEAAYSAEATPLLKQVMDVEGWEFISGLYMLTEQGFEQFRLWTGIPAPKEVGEKAVLGN from the exons ATGTTTGCCGAGGGTCAGATCCAAAAGGTCCCGATTCTGGGCAAGGAGTCCATCCACATTGGCTACAAGATGCAGGACCACATTGTGTCTGAAATCGTGGCCAACATCAAGTCGTCCACCTACATTCTGGTAACCGACACCAACATTGAGGATCTGGGCTACGTTGAGTCTCTTAAGACGAAATTCGAGGCTGCGTTTGCCAAGGACGGCATCAAGAGCCGACTGCTGACCTACACCGTTGCGCCCGGAGAAACCTCCAAGTCCAgagccaccaaggccgccaTTGAAGACTGGATGCTGTCCAAGGGCTGCACCCGAGATACGGTGATCCTGGCTGTGGGAGGCGGAGTGATCGGAGACATGATCGGCTACGTGGCCGCCACCTTCATGCGAGGAGTGCGGTTTGTCCAGATCCCCACCACTCTGCTTGCCATGGTTGACTCGTCCATTGGAGGCAAGACCGCCATTGATACCCCTCTGGGCAAGAATCTGGTCGGCGCCTTCTGGCAGCCCGTCAACATTTTCATCGACACTTCTTTCCTCGAGACTCTGCCCGTTCGAGAGTTCATTAACGGTATGGCGGAGGTCATTAAG ACTGCGGCATTCTACGACGCCGAAGAGTTCACACGGCTCGAGTCCGCGTCGGAAATCTTCCTGTCCACTATCAAGAAGCGAGACGCCAAGGACCCCCGACGAGTCGATCTGTCCCCCATCACCGACACCATTGGCCGAATTGTTCTCGGTTCTGCTAGAATCAAGGCCGCCGTTGTCTCTGCCGACGAGCGAGAGGGCGGTTTGCGAAACCTGCTCAACTTTGGCCACTCCATTGGCCACGCCTACGAGGCCATTCTCACTCCTTACATTCTGCACGGCGAGTGTGTGGCTATCGGTatggtcaaggaggccgagctgTCTCGATACCTGGGAATTCTCTCTCCCGTTGCTGTGGCTCGTCTGGCCAAGTGCATCAAGGCCTACGAGCTGCCCGTGTCTCTGGACGACGCTACAGTCAAGGCCCGAAGCCACGGCAAGAAGTGCCCCGTTGATGATCTGCTTCGAATCATGGGCgtcgacaagaagaacgacGGCTCCACTAAGAAGATTGTCATTCTGAGCGCCATTGGCAAGACCCACGAGCAGAAGGCGTCTTCTGTGGCAGACAAGGACATTAGATTCGTTCTTTCCGAGGAGGTCATTGTTGGAGAGGCTCCTGTTGGCGACAAAAAGTCCTACACCGTCACTCCACCTGGATCCAAGTCCATTTCCAACCGAGCCTTTGTTCTGACTGCCCTGGGTAAGGGTCCTTGCAAGCTGCGAAACCTGCTGCATTCGGACGACACCCAGCACATGCTCGAGGCcattgagctgcttggtgGCGCATCGTTCGAGTGGGAGGCCGACGGTGAGACTCTGCTTGTCACCGGAAATGGCGGCAAGCTCACTGCTCCCGCCCAGGAGTTGTACCTAGGAAACGCCGGTACTGCTTCTCGATTCCTTACCACCGCTGCTACTCTGGTTCAGAAGGGAGACAAGGACCACGTGATCCTTACCGGAAACAAGCGAATGCAGGAGCGGCCCATTGGGCCTCTTGTGGACGCTCTTCGATCCAACGGAGCCGACATTGCTTTCCAGAACGCCGAAGGCTCTCTCCCCCTCAAGATCGAGGCCGGTGTTGGACTCAAGGGTGGCTTGATTGAGGTGGCTGCTACTGTTTCTTCTCAGTATGTCTCTTCTCTACTTATGTGTGCCCCCTACGCACAGACACCCGTCACTCTGTCTCTGGTTGGAGGCAAGCCCATCTCGCAGTTCTACATTGACATGACCATTGCCATGATGGCCGACTTCGGTGTGGttgtcaccaaggacgagaccaaggagcacACCTACCACATTCCTCAGGGTGTGTACACCAACCCTGAGGAGTACGTGGTGGAGTCGGATGCTTCTTCAGCCACCTACCCTCTTGCTTACGCTGCCATGACTGGCCACACCGTCACTGTTCCCAACATTGGCAGCAAGTCTCTGCAGGGAGACGCCCGATTTGCCATTGATGTTCTCAAGGCTATGGGCTGCACCGTTGAGCAGACCGCTACCTCGACCACTGTTACTGGTGTGCCCAACCTCAAGGCTATCGCTGTTGATATGGAGCCTATGACTGACGCATTCCTCACCGCCTGTGTCGTTGCCGCTGTGTCCGAGGGCACCACCGTCATCACCGGCATTGCCAACCAGCGAGTAAAGGAGTGCAACCGAATCGAGGCCATGCGAGTGCAACTGGCCAAGTACGGCGTCGTTTGCCGAGAGCTTGAGGACGGCATTGAGGTCGACGGAATTTCCCGATCAGATCTCAAGACCCCCGTCTCTGTGCACTCTTACGATGACCACCGAGTTGCTATGTCTTTCTCGCTGCTCTCTTCTATCATGGCTGCTCCCGTGGCTATTGAGGAGCGACGATGTGTCGAAAAGACCTGGCCGGGATGGTGGGACGTGCTCTCCGGCGTGTTCAACGTTCCTCTGGAGGGCGTAACGCTGGCCAAGACCGTTTCCAAGGCCGAGTCCGGACTTTCCAAgccctccatcttcattgTGGGCATGCGAGGTGCCGGAAAGACCCATCTGGGCGCCCAGGCCGCCAACCATCTTGGCTACGAGTTCATTGATCTCGACCAGCTACTCGAAAAGGATCTGGATACCACCATTCCTCAGCTGATTGCGGACAAGGGCTGGGACCATTTCCGTGCCGAGGAGCTGCGTCTGCTCAAGCAGTGTCTCAATGACAAGTCCGAGGGCTACGTCATTTCCTGCGGTGGCGGAGTTGTTGAGactcctgctgctcgagacGCTCTTCAGACCTTCAAGGGTGTTGGTGGTATTGTTCTGCATGTCCACCGACCCGTTTCCAGAATCCTCGAGtacctcaacaaggaccAGTCTCGACCTGCATTTGTGGACGATCTGGAGGCGGTGTGGCAGCGACGAAAGGAGCTGTACCGATCTGTCTCTTCCAATGTCTTCTTTGCTCCTCACTGCGACTCTGCCGAGGCCACTGCCAAGGTGCAGCAGATGCTGGGCGCCTTCCTGGACCGAGTCACCGGCAAGTCCGAGTTTGTGATTCCCCACAAGGACCAATTCACTTCCTTCCTGTCGCTAACCTTCCCCGACGTGTCTATTGCCGCAACCATGCTCCCCTCGCTGTCTGAGGGTTGTtctgctctggagctgcGAGTCGATCTGCTCAATGAGAATGACGAGGCCATTCCCTCCGAAGAGTACGTTCTCTCTCAGTTGGCGATTCTGCGACAGAATGTCGACCTCCCCATTCTTTACACGGTGCGAACCAAGGCTCAGGGAGGCCGTTTCCCCGACGACAAACCTGTGGAGCTGGCCAACCTGGTCAACCTGGGTCTCAAGACCGCcgttgagctgctggacgtTGAGCTGACCTACCCTGCCGAGCTTGTTTCGTCCGTCGGAGCTTCCAGAGGCTACAccaagctgctgggctCTCACCACGACTTTCCCGGCGCTCTCAACTGGTCTTCTCTCGAGTGGGAGAACATGTACGCCCGAGCCGAGGCTGTGCCTGTGGACGTGGTCAAGCTCGTCGGTATGGCCAAGTCTTTCTCCGACAActttgctctggagaactTCCGAGAGGCCCacacctcttctcctcttctgGCTATCAACATGGGCTCCCATGGTCAGCTGTCTCGAGTCACCAACACTCTGCTGACTCCCGTGACTCACGCTGACTTGcctgtggctgctgctcctggcCAGCTTTccgtggaggagatcaaccAGACCCGGTCGACCATCGGCATGttcaacaagaacctgtccttcttcattgTCGGCACTCCCATCGGCCACTCCAAGTCGCCCATTTTGCACAACACCAtgttcaagaagctgggTCTGccctacgagtactcgcGGTTCAAGACtgatgatgctgctgccgtCAACGCTAAGGCCCGTGCTCTGCTTGCCCAGGGCAACCTTGGAGGTATCAGTGTGACCATTCCTCTCAAGCAGGACATTATTCCTTTCCTTGACGAGGTGTCTCCCCTCGCTCAGCAGATTGGAGCCGTCAACACCATCATTCCTGGACCTAACGGGACTCTCAAGGGCGACAACACCGATATTCTCGGTCTGGTGAACGCTCTGACTCGGTTTGGAGCCAACTCgctggacaagaagactgcTCTGATTGTCGGAGCCGGTGGCACATCTCTGGCTGCCGTGCACGGACTGCGATCGCTCGGCTTCGCCAAGATTCTCATTGCCAACCGAACTCTgtccaaggccgaggccatTGCTGACAAGTTTGATAACGTGGAGGCTGTGACTTTGGACTCGTTTGTGGccaacaagtacactcCGTCTGTGATTGTGTCTTGCGTGCCAGCCACCACTTTCTCGATGCTGGATGAGTCCAACAAGCTGGTGTCTGCCGCTCTGGCTGCTTCTCCCAAGGGTCTGGTTCTTGAGGCTGCCTATTCTGCCGAGGCCACTCCTCTGCTCAAGCAGGTGATGGACGTCGAGGGCTGGGAGTTCATCTCCGGGCTCTACATGCTCACCGAGCAGGGCTTTGAGCAGTTCCGGCTGTGGACCGGAATTCCCGCCCCCAAGGAGGTTGGAGAGAAGGCTGTTCTTGGTAACTAA
- a CDS encoding uncharacterized protein (Compare to YALI0F12661g, similar to Saccharomyces cerevisiae MAK11 (YKL021C); ancestral locus Anc_2.663, weakly similar to uniprot|P20484 Saccharomyces cerevisiae YKL021C MAK11 protein), translated as MQTSNIFETLCANYSHHPNYTMSKITKPKSALKGSKSDKKQVKMAAEAAEKIVAEKPVEETPADLSKTIVSTSSSTSSVDPAFRIVTGSYEHNLFCVSLLLGTSPVFSPIFHFTPHIQSIKCLATSGRYLVSGSADENIRIYDLQKRKELGTLTHHSGTITALEFYKRKWLLTAGEDGKIFVLRTKDWEVLAELKGHARAAVGKAKVGVVDISVHPTGRLALSVGQDRKLILWNLMTAKKASVMACYPDVLKVAWNLAGDRYAVTYTTSISFFSPETGKLIGAIRSPKDGLYHSEYVSIDGKEYFAFSNSRGVIRFVDTNEFEGKTNDTKNEFKTEDEDIDTISFKVQPHATRVKDFSFLIPDNVPEADRHVYMTSVSTDSKLVITDMNTRETVGAYNTGDRLNCCVMVQEDVEMEIKKALPIPESDHDMSASESEVEMPQPSKKQQKKAAKAARKNKKVKVTIEKDN; from the coding sequence ATGCAGACTTCAAATATTTTTGAAACTCTGTGTGCGAACTATTCACATCATCCTAACTACACTATGAGCAAAATCACCAAGCCCAAGAGCGCCCTGAAGGGCTCCAAAtccgacaagaagcaggTCAAGATGGCCGCGGAGGCCGCGGAGAAAATTGTGGCCGAAAAGCCCGTCGAGGAGACCCCAGCCGACCTGTCCAAGACGATTGTGAgcacctcctcttccacgTCGTCAGTTGATCCTGCTTTTCGAATCGTGACAGGTTCCTACGAACACAATCTCTTTTGTGTTTCTCTCCTGCTGGGCACCTCGCCTGTTTTTTCGCCCATTTTCCATTTTACTCCTCACATTCAGTCCATCAAGTGTCTGGCCACCTCTGGACGGTATCTTGTGTCCGGATCGGCTGACGAGAACATTCGAATCTACGATCTTCAGAAGCGAAAAGAGCTCGGCACACTGACCCATCACTCGGGAACCATCACTGCTCTCGAGTTCTACAAGAGAAAGTGGCTGTTGACTGCCGGAGAAGACGGAAAGATCTTTGTGCTGCGAACCAAGGACTGGGAGGTGCTGGCAGAGCTCAAGGGACACGCTCGAGCCGCCGTGGGCAAGGCCAAGGTCGGTGTTGTCGACATTTCTGTTCACCCCACCGGCCGACTGGCTCTGTCGGTTGGACAGGACCGAAAGCTGATTCTGTGGAACCTCATgaccgccaagaaggcctcTGTCATGGCTTGCTACCCCGACGTGCTCAAGGTGGCGTGGAACCTGGCTGGAGATCGTTACGCAGTTACCTACACCAcgtccatctccttcttttcgcCCGAGACCGGCAAACTCATTGGAGCCATCAGATCGCCCAAGGACGGTCTGTACCACTCCGAGTACGTGTCCATCGACGGAAAGGAATATTTtgccttctccaactcgcGAGGCGTGATCCGGTTTGTGGACACCAACGAGTTCGAGGGCAAGACCAACGACACAAAGAACGAGTTCAAGACGGAGGACGAAGACATTGATACCATCTCCTTCAAGGTCCAGCCCCACGCTACCCGAGTCAAGGACTTTTCCTTCCTCATCCCCGATAATGTTCCCGAGGCCGATCGACACGTCTACATGACCTCGGTTTCCACCGACTCCAAGCTTGTCATCACCGATATGAACACTCGAGAGACTGTGGGTGCCTACAACACCGGAGACCGACTTAACTGTTGTGTCATGGTCCAGGAGGAcgtggagatggagattAAGAAGGCCTTGCCCATTCCCGAGAGCGATCACGACATGTCTGCTTCCGAGTCTGAGGTCGAGATGCCCCAGCcctccaagaagcagcagaagaaggctgccaaggctgctcGAAAGAACAAAAAGGTGAAGGTGACTATTGAGAAGGATAACTAG
- a CDS encoding uncharacterized protein (Compare to YALI0F12683g, weakly similar to uniprot|P06787 Saccharomyces cerevisiae YBR109c CMD1 calmodulin, similar to Saccharomyces cerevisiae MLC2 (YPR188C); ancestral locus Anc_7.545), translated as MAKPRLSYTNGAPSKAKRTTSGQFNQLSPSQIQELKEAFNLLDKDADGIVNEEDLEEMLVSLGRDPKDGEVQEMLNLLPQPLTFASFLTGMSSHLCDLSSKTDLLTAFSAFSNDDSGMVNVEDLVQELMSVGMSEEEARDSLEDFTVKSGFSGKTDFNYKNFVNLLRAD; from the coding sequence ATGGCCAAACCGCGACTTTCATATACAAACGGCGCTCCAAGCAAGGCCAAGCGAACGACTTCGGGCCAGTTCAACCAGCTGTCACCGTCGCAGAtccaggagctcaaggaagCGTTCAATCTGCTCGACAAGGATGCAGATGGAATTGTCAATGAAGAAGACCTGGAAGAGATGCTGGTGTCTCTAGGACGAGATCCAAAGGACGGAGAGGTCCAGGAGATGCTGAATCTGCTGCCCCAGCCTCTCACATTCGCCTCATTTCTCACAGGCATGTCCAGTCACTTGTGTGACTTGTCTTCCAAGACAGATCTGCTCACGGCCTTCAGTGCCTTTTCCAATGATGATTCGGGCATGGTGAACGTGGAGGATCTGGTGCAGGAGCTCATGAGCGTGGGAAtgagcgaggaggaggcccgGGACTCGCTCGAAGACTTTACGGTCAAGAGTGGCTTCAGCGGGAAGACGGACttcaactacaagaacTTTGTCAATTTGCTACGAGCCGATTGA